A part of Dreissena polymorpha isolate Duluth1 chromosome 13, UMN_Dpol_1.0, whole genome shotgun sequence genomic DNA contains:
- the LOC127855703 gene encoding tripartite motif-containing protein 2-like — MSKRDKSPAKSKTPVAENPSPKQESFIKCELCRHTLDNPKTLECLHSFCRDCLMAYISETVGKGPAPSGVTVCPVCLQTSPPPVGSKSKEQWSDDFPTNEFLKSYLEASALKDPNKKCDTCHRQDKEVDAQQWCPQCHDALCDDCVSFHNALKTTKLHKTVYLSKVRNQPIENIISHPHCPDHAGETVTRYCETHDDIGCEKCVATKHKSCKDVRPLKDAAHTHQSEINKIKSTLGDATKLARALYDDRFKADKTLDDVQANMLIRIQSIRKKINENLLKCESQIIGELYDVHGKEKAVIQSEMKEAQRIRKSCGMIHGLCESSSKYGTEYHVLENRTKAATQSEYYKGKLGSLNNRIKQTKMDFVVDPILEKLMSGVSRLGDIRMTSSPAELPVTQNLKIAKHDSDPEDELDMRGSRRTLQADSKSLRSMRLSNLYANLQAAFSARSDSDTELCWFTGIAYLPNGNMVLVDRNNSKLKLIDKTFRLVGEHKMEHQPFGLTFMLTNQIAVTTPRENQVEIYEVGATFKLLDSFRISDRGYGISYGGEKFAVICSCASNPSIKVISRNGEEKQDLCPVDNYHPMFLRPWYVKLDPSGTYMYVSDCHRSHVTCISGTVLKQFVYQDSSLNSPRGMYITKDKRVLVCGFGTDNVQLLSSDGALMGDLLARNDDVMGPQDVALTLAEDKMAVTFDPSSGKSDTVHVYGVNL, encoded by the exons ATGAGCAAGAGAGACAAAAGTCCAGCAAAGTCGAAAACACCCGTCGCCGAGAATCCTTCACCGAAACAAGAAAGCTTCATAAAATGTGAGCTCTGTCGACACACGTTGGACAACCCCAAAACATTGGAATGTCTGCACTCGTTTTGCCGGGACTGCCTGATGGCGTACATTTCAGAAACGGTTGGGAAGGGACCAGCGCCCAGCGGCGTAACGGTGTGCCCAGTCTGCTTGCAAACCAGTCCTCCACCGGTGGGGTCGAAATCCAAGGAGCagtggtcggatgattttcccACCAACGAGTTTTTGAAGAGTTACCTTGAGGCGTCGGCCTTGAAGGATCCGAACAAGAAATGCGACACGTGTCACCGCCAGGATAAGGAGGTGGATGCGCAGCAATGGTGTCCGCAATGCCATGACGCGTTGTGCGACGACTGCGTGAGCTTTCACAACGCACTGAAAACAACGAAACTCCACAAGACCGTCTATCTGTCTAAGGTGCGCAATCAGCCGATTGAGAACATCATATCGCACCCGCACTGTCCGGACCACGCGGGGGAAACTGTCACGAGATATTGTGAGACCCATGACGACATCGGCTGCGAGAAATGCGTGGCCACTAAGCACAAATCGTGTAAAGATGTCCGTCCGCTGAAAGATGCGGCCCACACGCATCAGTCTGAGATAAACAAAATCAAGTCGACTCTTGGCGACGCTACTAAGCTGGCACGAGCGCTGTATGACGACAGGTTTAAAGCGGATAAAACACTCGACGATGTTCAAGCAAATATGCTTATAAGAATCCAATCGATCAGGAAAAAAATAAACGAGAATCTGTTGAAATGTGAATCGCAAATTATCGGCGAGCTGTATGATGTGCACGGAAAAGAAAAGGCGGTCATACAATCAGAGATGAAAGAAGCACAGAGAATCCGAAAATCATGCGGAATGATACACGGATTGTGTGAAAGTAGTTCCAAGTATGGGACTGAATATCATGTACTGGAAAACAGGACGAAAGCAGCCACACAGAGTGAATACTACAAAGGTAAACTTGGGTCACTGAACAATAGAATCAAACAGACGAAAATGGATTTCGTCGTGGATCCAATTCTGGAAAAGTTAATGTCCGGTGTAAGCCGATTGGGGGACATTCGCATGACGTCATCTCCGGCCGAACTTCCTGTGACGCAGAATCTTAAAATAGCAAAACACGATTCCGACCCAGAAGATGAATTAGACATGCGTGGATCGAGGCGAACTCTACAGGCGGATTCAAAGAGTCTGCGTTCGATGCGCTTGTCAAATTTGTATGCTAATTTACAGGCTGCGTTTTCGGCCAGATCTGATTCGGACACAGAATTATGCTGGTTTACTGGAATAGCCTACCTGCCAAACGGCAACATGGTGTTGGTGGATAGAAATAACTCCAAACTGAAGCTCATCGACAAGACGTTTAGACTCGTGGGCGAGCACAAAATGGAGCACCAACCGTTCGGTCTTACGTTTATGCTGACCAATCAGATCGCAGTAACAACGCCGAGGGAAAATCAGGTTGAAATATACGAAGTCGGCGCTACCTTTAAACTGTTGGACAGTTTCCGTATATCCGACAGAGGGTATGGCATCAGTTATGGTGGAGAGAAGTTTGCCGTCATTTGCTCATGCGCATCAAACCCTTCAATTAAG GTTATATCACGGAACGGGGAGGAAAAACAAGACCTATGCCCCGTGGACAACTACCACCCCATGTTCCTACGTCCCTGGTACGTGAAGCTAGACCCGTCCGGTACATACATGTACGTGTCCGACTGCCACAGGAGTCACGTGACCTGCATTTCCGGTACCGTCCTGAAACAGTTTGTGTACCAG GACAGCAGTTTGAACTCTCCTCGAGGAATGTATATCACCAAAGACAAGCGCGTTCTCGTCTGTGGATTCGGAACAGACAACGTGCAGTTGCTAAGCTCCGACGGGGCGTTGATGGGAGACCTTTTGGCTCGTAACGACGACGTTATGGGTCCACAAGACGTTGCCTTGACCTTGGCAGAAGACAAGATGGCGGTGACCTTTGACCCTTCCAGTGGCAAGAGCGATACCGTACATGTATATGGTGTCAACCTGTAG